The Vibrio syngnathi DNA window GCTTCGAAGCTACCACGAACAACATAACCGATTTGGTCGTGAATTTCGTGAGTATGAGGATGGCCAATTGCGCCCTTATCAAAGCATAGGTGTACAGCCATAAGATCGTCAGTGTACGCGACGATTTTACGCTTGATACCACCGCCCAATTCTTCCCATGGGTTTTCATCTAGAATAAAGAAAGAGTTCATTGTGTATCTCCTAATCTGTTTAAATCTTTTAAGTGTTACTTAACTGTGTTCATCATAAGGGAATGAAGTTAATTGTAATACAATATATCTAGTGTTGTGTGATATTGATCAAGCGATACTTTATATAGCGCAAATAAATCAACAACTTAATAAATGCCTGATATTTGGTGTTATCTATTTATATCAATAGCTTATGCGGGTTTGTGTGATTCTGCTCATCATTTTGCGACGAATAGGTACAATTAAAGCTAATATTGTATTACTTTATATGGAGTTTGAAAATTTAATCAAAGTTTAAACCGATAAACTCTTTATTGAGGGTGACAAAGAATATGACGACTAAACCAGTATTGTTGACTGAAGCAGAAATAGAGCAACTTCACCTTGAAGTGGGCCGTTCTAGCTTAATGGGCAAAACCATTGCAGCGAACGCGAAAGACCTAGAAGCGTTCATGTGCTTACCTATTGATGTTCCTGGTCACGGAGAAGCGGGTGGTTACGAGCATAACCGCCATAAGCAAAACTACACGTACATGAACTTAGCTGGTCGCATGTTCTTGATCACTAAAGAGCAAAAGTACGCTGACTTTGTTACAGAACTACTAGAAGAATACGCAGACAAATATCTAACGTTTGATTACCACGTACAGAAAAACACTAACCCTACAGGTCGTTTGTTCCACCAAATCTTGAACGAACACTGCTGGTTAATGTTCTCAAGTTTGGCTTACTCTTGTGTTGCTTCAACACTGACACAAGAGCAGCGTGACAACATTGAATCGCGCATTTTCGAACCAATGCTAGAAATGTTTACGGTTAAATACGCACACGACTTCGACCGCATTCACAACCACGGTATTTGGGCAGTAGCCGCTGTGGGTATCTGTGGTCTTGCTCTAGGCAAGCGCGAGTACCTTGAAATGTCAGTGTACGGCATCGACCGTAACGATACTGGCGGCTTTCTAGCTCAAATTTCTCAGCTGTTTGCACCTTCTGGTTATTACATGGAAGGTCCTTACTACCACCGTTACGCGATTCGCCCAACATGTGTTTTCGCTGAAGTCATTCACCGTCATATGCCTGAAGTAGATATCTACAAC harbors:
- a CDS encoding cupin domain-containing protein codes for the protein MNSFFILDENPWEELGGGIKRKIVAYTDDLMAVHLCFDKGAIGHPHTHEIHDQIGYVVRGSFEAEIEGEKKVLKEGDAYFARKHMMHGAVALEQDSILLDIFNPAREDFLK